In the Profundibacter amoris genome, CCGCATAGACCGGATTTTGTAGCATGCGGATGACAAATTGTGAATTCGGTGGATTACCTGCCTTGGTGGTCACGCCCTTAGCCTGCAATTCCCGCGCCAGCAAGGTGCTGGAGCCGAGATCAATATAGCGCTCGAATGCTGCCTTCACGATCGCGGCCTCGGTGTTATGGGGCACAAGCTTGCGGTCCTGAAGCACATAGCCGAACGGCACGCTGCCGCCCATCCACATGCCCTTCCGGCGTGAGGCGGCGATCTTGTCACGGATGCGCTCACCGGTGACCTCGCGCTCGAACTGGGCGAAGCTCAGCAGGATGTTCAGCGTCAGCCGCCCCATGGAGGTGGTGGTGTTGAACGATTGCGTGACCGAAACGAAAGTCACCTGATTGCGGTCGAAAATCTCCACCAGCCTGGCGAAATCCATCAGCGAGCGGCTGAGGCGGTCGATCTTGTAGACCACGATCACATCGACCAACCCGTTTTCGATATCTGCCAGCATCTGGCGCAACGCGGGGCGTTCCAGCGTGCCGCCGGAGAACCCGCCGTCATCGTAATGCTCGCGCACCGCGACCCAGCCCTCGGATCGCTGGCTGGTGATATAAGCCTCGCAAGCCTCGCGCTGGGCATCCAGCGTGTTGAACTCCTGCTCCAACCCGTCCTCGGTGGATTTGCGGGTGTAAATGGCGCAGCGCAGTTTGCGGGTGGCTTGCAATGTTCCGTCCATCAGGCCCCGCCTTTCCGCGCACGACCAAGGCCGAAAAACGCGAACCCGTTCCAATGTTTGCCGGTGATGGTGTTGGCCACCTTGGAGAGCGATTTGTAACGCTGGCCGTCATAATCGAAGCCGTCGGGCTGGACCGTGACCACATGGGTGACGCCCTGCCATTCGCGGATCAGGCGGGTGCCGGGGATGGGTTTGCGATCGTCGAGCATCTTGGGCGTGCCGCCCAGCCGCTTGCCGTGCATCTCGGCCGACAGCGCCTTGAGCATCTGGCGGCTTTTTCTCGACAGCCCGCCATGGGTCAGTTCCTGAATGCGGTAGGCGATACGTATTTCCAGATAGGACCGGCTGTTATTGGGCGCGCCGGTGGCAAAAAGCCGTTCCCATTCTTCCTTCAGCTCGTTCACGCTCATGGTTTTCAGACCCGCAAGGCGGGAGAGAACGGTCTGGTCGGTGGCGGGGTGTTCGCCCGGTTTGGGCGGGGATGCAGGGGCGGTTGTCATTCGCCACCTCCGATCCGGATCCTGGTGCGCCGCCCGCGGCGGCTCTTGCCGACCACCTCGACATAGCGGGGCGAATCTGCTGCCGAAGCATCCGATTTCGGCTCTGCTCCACGCATCCGCCGGATGCCCGCCGCCAGGATGCGGCCCAGATCAGAAAGCCGCTCCTCCGCGTTCATCCTGTCCACCGGAAAAAGGTCCGGCCCCACGATTTGTTCTTCCATAACGACCTCCAGAGAGTGAGTTGGTTTGGTCGTATGAAAGGGATATGTGAGAGTATATCAAGTAATATCAACGGGTTGGCGTAGTGGTGCGTGATGGGGCGAAAACATTAGAAAGCTGATCGCTCAAAATTGTGAAATTCAGGCGCGGTGCACAACGAAAGGATATGGTGAAAACCTTTCTTAAGAAATCAGTTAGCGAAACGATTCTGAATTTGTCCGAAGCCCTATTGCACAAGCAAATGCTTGTCGCAGTTCAGCCCTTGGAAACGAACCGATCATATGTATCGCTGACCGGCTCTTCCTCAATTTCTGCGCCTGCCCATCCGGAGCGGCCGTGCCGTGGATAGAGCTATAAGGAAATCGTCATTTCGTTCTGTCGCCCGTAAATGGTCATTTCCTGTACCGGTTCCTGCCCTTGCCAAACGCCGGCAGGATGCTGGACACCGGCCCGGGCAATTTCGCTGTCTACGTTTTGCGCGGCCAAGGATCGAGCCGGAAGCTCTGTCACCCTCTGGCGGGCAGCGTAATATATGTTCGATTTCAAAAGCGGATCGCTCGACCAGGCCCAATCGATGAATCCATCTTTCCCCACGACCAGCATGGCGCGCTGATCCGTGATCGTCAGCCATTTCAAAATGGCGGCGGTCAAGGAGACGGCATAGCGTTCAGCCAGTCGCTGCATCAAGTCGATGTCGATGTTTTGGCCGGAAATCTGCGCCCGAAAGTCATTCAGCGGCATGAGAAGAAAGGAGGCGAACCGGTTGGCCTCTGCTTCGATCTGGCCTTGCTCGGACCGCCAGTTTCCCATTTGCTGGGACGTGCACTGAAGCCCTTGCGGACGAATTTTCCGGTGCAATAAATAGTGGCCGAGTTCATGGGCCAAGGTGAAATTCCGCTGTCCGGGAGATGTGATATTGGTATTGTAGATGATCCCCCATTCGCCTTTACTATGCGGATTGGGCATCAGCATGCCTTCCAGCCCTTTGGAGAGATCGATGCCTTCAACCATGGTGATCGGTGCGTCGGGGAAAACCTGACGCGAATAATCCTTGGCAATCGAGGCGACATCAATTGGAAAGCGGGCAAGGCCATGGACTTTGCGCACATGGTCCAGAAGCTTTGTCAGGTGGATGGCCCAGCCTTCGGGCGTGGTCGGCAGGCTCAATCTTTACGCCCCCAGAGATCGACCATTTGCTCGATTTTCTTTTTATCTTCCTCGTCGAGCTTGCTGAACTTCCGGAAAAAGGCTTCCTGTAAAACTTCATTTCCGGGTTCCGCCGCCTCGTCGAGGAGATAGTCGGTGGTCACTGAAAGCACGTGGGCGATGCGGGCCAGTTTTTCCCCCGATGGCTTGCGGGTGTCGCGGTTCTCGATTTCCCACAGGTAGCTTTTGCTGGTGTTGGTGAGCTCGGCCATCTTGTCCAGCGAATAGCCTTTCTCCTGCCGGTGCCGTTTGACTTTTTCTCCCAGTGAAGTGCTCATTTGGTTCCCTTTGTGGTGTCAAGATTTTTTGTTCGGTATGGCGAACAAAAACGTTCTTGACAAGAGGGTAGTGCGCCATATACCTCTATATCGAACAAAAGCGTATTTCTGCGTTGTGATTCTCACGAACTGGAAAGGAGGCCGTTATGGCATCGAACAAAAAACCGGGCACGCATCACGTCGTGCCAAACTCGGAGGGTGGCTGGGATGTGAAGCGCGGGGGTGCGCAGCGCGCCAGCGGGCATTTCGACACCAAGCAGGCGGCGGTCGATCGGGGACGCGAGATCAGCCGCAATGCGCATACCGAATTCAAGATTCACAATCGCGACGGGCGCATTGCGCAGTCGGATTCCCATGGGAATGATCCCCGCAACATCAAAGGCTAAGGAGAACTACATGGCGTCGGTAACGACCTTCATTCGCAATACACCGGTAGCATCGCTTCGGACCTATTTTGACACGACCGGTATCGAGCTGCCGACGCCGATGAATTGGGGCGCGGACGCGCCAGACGTCATCCGCCCGCTATTGCGGGCCGTCGACGAGATGGACGAGGATGCAAAAGCGCGCATAACCGTCGATGCGGACCGTGTCAGTTCCATGGCAGATGATGCCGGAGAAACCGCCCTCTATAGTGTGGTCGAAAACCGTGCGGATCTCGATGTGCTGGCAAACGGTCATGATCGCGCGCTCTGGATGTTCCTCAATAAAGACGCGCTTTTCCGCCATGCCGAGGAAGTGCGCTATACCGATGAGCGGCGGCGCGGACGCAGCTGGGACGGTTTCGAAGCGCAGCCGGATTTGCTGGTCAGCCAAGACCCCGTTGCTCTCGAGGCTTTCAAGGCGGCCCTGCGCACGCGGTTTTCCTCGAACAATGTCCATGTCGACATTTTCCGCCGTGTCCGGCCGACCTTCGATGGCGAGGACTGCGAACTAGTCCAGATCACCATCTACCGCGAAGGGCGGCTGGACGATTTTCTTGCGTTCGACAACGGGGATCTGGTTCGCCGTGCCCGGCGGCCGGTGTTCGAGGCGGCAATGACCTATGAGCCCGACACCGGCGTTATCGAGGTGGTGGCCAATGATCGCGAAAGCCGCGAAGAAATGGTCCGCTTCATGGCGCGGGATCTGCTGGGCATCGAATTCGACAGCAAAAAGGTGCCATTGCGCACCTATGATCTGGGTGTCCTGTTGCATCCATACGAATTTCCGACCGATCTGGAAGATGGTATTGATACTGTGGAAATCCGGCAGCTCCGGTTGATGCCGATCGACACGAATACCGAGCGTGTGACGCTGGAATGCCTGAGCAAGGCGGACCGGACGATCTGGGACATGGCGGCAGACCGGCTTGGAACGGGCAATCCGCTGGGCGGCGGTTGGGTGGTGACGCAGGCGAAACTGGTGATCAAGTTCCAGCCGAGGGGCGAGTCCCGTCGCGGGCGCACGCTGCCCCTGACCATTACCATGCCACATGGCTGCAACTTGAAGGACCGGACCGAGCAGGAACAGCTGGTCGGGGAGAAATATCTGCGTCGGTGGGGAATTCTGGTTGATGACCCGATCCTCATTGAAGATTGATCGTCGCGCGGCGAAGCTGATCCGGACCATTGCCGAAACGCCATCAGGGCGGATCAGCCATTCCGCCCTGATGTCATATTATCCGGTGCAAGGGGACCAGCTGGTGAAAGCCGGTCTTCTGAAACCTGTTCAGGGGGAACGGGCTACAACGTCGCTGGTCGACCATGATGATGAACCGGTAAACCTGATATGGTCGGCAGAGCATGATGGATACGGCTATTTCAGCCCGAATGCCGGTTGGATTGAGGCGAATGCGGATGAACTGGTCACGTTCGAGCTGCAGTTTGAACAATTGATTGCGCTCGCTTTGTCAGGCCTCGATTGTCCTTTGGCAATCCGGCCAGTGACATTGAGTCCCGGGTTGCTGTGGGAGATTGGAGATTGCCGCCTGCCGGGGCGGGCAAAAAAGGTTCCGTTTTGGATTGCGCGCGGTCTTTCCAATCCCAAAATCTGGCAGGACTTCAAGGCAAAGACACAAACACGGCCGTCGCCCGGCCTTCGTGTCGTGCTGAGCCTTGGGCCGGAAACGGCACTGCCTGCCACTCCGGTTTCCGGTCATGAGATCGTTGCCATTGAATCCGTCGCGAACACCGGAACAGGATTTCTCGTTGATGCCAACATGCTCGCGGCCCGCGTTTCCTTGGGAACC is a window encoding:
- a CDS encoding DUF2188 domain-containing protein, whose protein sequence is MASNKKPGTHHVVPNSEGGWDVKRGGAQRASGHFDTKQAAVDRGREISRNAHTEFKIHNRDGRIAQSDSHGNDPRNIKG
- a CDS encoding helix-turn-helix domain-containing protein, translated to MSTSLGEKVKRHRQEKGYSLDKMAELTNTSKSYLWEIENRDTRKPSGEKLARIAHVLSVTTDYLLDEAAEPGNEVLQEAFFRKFSKLDEEDKKKIEQMVDLWGRKD
- a CDS encoding DUF2924 domain-containing protein; its protein translation is MTTAPASPPKPGEHPATDQTVLSRLAGLKTMSVNELKEEWERLFATGAPNNSRSYLEIRIAYRIQELTHGGLSRKSRQMLKALSAEMHGKRLGGTPKMLDDRKPIPGTRLIREWQGVTHVVTVQPDGFDYDGQRYKSLSKVANTITGKHWNGFAFFGLGRARKGGA
- a CDS encoding ImmA/IrrE family metallo-endopeptidase; translation: MSLPTTPEGWAIHLTKLLDHVRKVHGLARFPIDVASIAKDYSRQVFPDAPITMVEGIDLSKGLEGMLMPNPHSKGEWGIIYNTNITSPGQRNFTLAHELGHYLLHRKIRPQGLQCTSQQMGNWRSEQGQIEAEANRFASFLLMPLNDFRAQISGQNIDIDLMQRLAERYAVSLTAAILKWLTITDQRAMLVVGKDGFIDWAWSSDPLLKSNIYYAARQRVTELPARSLAAQNVDSEIARAGVQHPAGVWQGQEPVQEMTIYGRQNEMTISL
- a CDS encoding recombinase family protein, with the translated sequence MDGTLQATRKLRCAIYTRKSTEDGLEQEFNTLDAQREACEAYITSQRSEGWVAVREHYDDGGFSGGTLERPALRQMLADIENGLVDVIVVYKIDRLSRSLMDFARLVEIFDRNQVTFVSVTQSFNTTTSMGRLTLNILLSFAQFEREVTGERIRDKIAASRRKGMWMGGSVPFGYVLQDRKLVPHNTEAAIVKAAFERYIDLGSSTLLARELQAKGVTTKAGNPPNSQFVIRMLQNPVYAGMARHKGKSFQGEHEAIVDQATWDRVQERLKANGRKHRRGRRPKNPAYLRGLIFHENGAAMTPHHTGKKHKEYCYYVSTDYLKVRHTAPSAAPQRLAAGMVEGAVVRELRRVLRSPEITARTATELGKCTDTNEVAAALQDFDNLWTQLFHTERARIVQLLVQRVTVTGEGLSIDLRADGLKGLASELMTGQEASA